In bacterium, a single genomic region encodes these proteins:
- a CDS encoding efflux RND transporter periplasmic adaptor subunit — translation MKRIIALALPLAGLIALAGCGGHKESDSRLPDGPPKTVRLASAERLPSFSYEEQMGTVTARNRADIQTKVQARVERIPLALGDRVRQGDLLAELDTREFRARVQQAKALADQAAEDLKRFETLLGQNAATQQEYDGVKARAAVAAAGLQEAEAMLTYARIVAPFAGTVTRKSIEVGDLAVPGRPLFVLEDTASLQFVVSVSESRRGRFAIGDTMWVAMEAEHVRIPAVVEELSPSADPNSRTFITKLGLPDHSGLRPGLFGRLLVPTLDDYTGIFIPTSALVRRGQLELVYVVSPDNRALLRLVRTGRTLEDRIEILSGISEGERVVASEADKLTDGDPVEEQS, via the coding sequence ATGAAACGCATCATTGCTCTCGCGCTGCCGTTGGCCGGCCTGATCGCTCTGGCCGGGTGCGGCGGTCACAAGGAATCCGACTCGCGTCTGCCCGACGGCCCGCCCAAGACGGTGCGTCTGGCCAGCGCCGAGCGGTTGCCCAGCTTCTCCTATGAGGAGCAGATGGGGACGGTCACCGCGCGCAACCGCGCCGACATCCAGACCAAGGTCCAGGCGCGGGTCGAGCGCATTCCGCTCGCGTTGGGCGACCGGGTCCGCCAGGGCGACCTGTTGGCCGAGCTGGACACGCGCGAATTCCGCGCCCGCGTGCAGCAGGCCAAGGCGCTGGCCGACCAGGCGGCGGAGGATCTGAAACGCTTCGAGACGCTGTTGGGCCAGAACGCCGCCACGCAGCAGGAGTACGATGGCGTCAAGGCGCGCGCGGCGGTGGCGGCGGCCGGCCTGCAGGAGGCCGAAGCGATGCTCACCTACGCCCGCATCGTCGCGCCCTTTGCCGGCACCGTGACGCGCAAATCGATCGAGGTGGGCGACCTTGCGGTGCCCGGACGTCCCCTGTTTGTGTTGGAGGACACCGCCTCCCTGCAGTTTGTCGTGTCGGTGTCGGAGTCGCGCCGTGGACGGTTCGCCATCGGCGACACGATGTGGGTGGCGATGGAGGCGGAGCATGTGCGGATTCCGGCGGTGGTCGAGGAACTCTCGCCCAGCGCCGATCCGAACAGCCGCACCTTTATCACCAAGTTGGGTCTGCCCGATCACTCCGGTCTCCGTCCCGGTCTGTTCGGCCGCCTGTTGGTGCCGACACTGGACGACTACACCGGCATCTTCATTCCCACATCCGCGCTCGTGCGCCGCGGCCAATTGGAACTGGTCTATGTGGTCAGCCCCGACAACCGGGCGTTGTTGCGGCTGGTGCGCACCGGACGGACGCTGGAGGACCGGATTGAAATCCTCTCCGGCATCAGCGAAGGCGAGCGCGTCGTGGCCAGCGAGGCCGACAAACTGACCGATGGCGACCCGGTCGAGGAGCAGTCATGA
- a CDS encoding response regulator has product MEDAPRLLLADDEKTFLNATAELLRQEGYYCDTALDGATAAALLRSNHYDVLIADIKMPGNPNLELIRQVARSIDGLPVIIVTAHPSFETAVDALELPVWGYLEKPLDFDLLLQRIRVALQFRHQFSVVHSQRRRVEEWLDSVDLVESLMVRATTPDTQASVETFLALTIRNIYGALDDMQRLVFNQRHRVQGDACHLMDCPRPKVLLEALQETIAVLEKTKSAFKSKELGALREKLEKLVAEAQTPATFRPNPPPDTPAV; this is encoded by the coding sequence ATGGAAGACGCCCCCCGTTTGCTGCTGGCGGATGATGAGAAGACCTTTCTGAACGCCACCGCGGAGCTGTTGCGGCAGGAGGGGTACTATTGCGACACCGCCCTCGACGGCGCCACCGCCGCCGCGCTGCTGCGCAGCAACCACTACGACGTGCTGATCGCCGACATCAAGATGCCCGGCAATCCCAACCTCGAGCTCATCCGCCAGGTGGCGCGGTCCATCGACGGTCTCCCGGTGATCATCGTCACCGCGCACCCGTCCTTTGAGACCGCCGTCGACGCGCTCGAACTGCCCGTGTGGGGTTATCTGGAAAAGCCGCTGGATTTCGATCTGCTGTTGCAGCGCATCCGCGTGGCGCTGCAATTCCGCCACCAGTTCAGCGTCGTGCACAGCCAACGCCGCCGTGTGGAGGAATGGCTCGATTCGGTCGATCTGGTCGAGTCGCTCATGGTGCGCGCGACCACGCCCGACACGCAGGCCTCGGTCGAGACCTTCCTGGCGCTGACCATACGCAACATCTACGGGGCGCTGGATGACATGCAGCGTCTGGTCTTCAACCAGCGCCACCGTGTCCAGGGCGACGCCTGCCATCTGATGGATTGTCCGCGCCCGAAGGTTCTGTTGGAGGCGCTGCAGGAGACGATCGCCGTCCTCGAGAAAACCAAAAGCGCGTTCAAGTCGAAGGAACTGGGGGCCCTGCGCGAAAAGCTGGAAAAACTCGTGGCCGAGGCGCAGACCCCGGCCACGTTTCGTCCGAACCCGCCGCCGGACACTCCGGCGGTTTGA
- a CDS encoding TolC family protein: MRHRPFLTLTAAAGLLVLAFMILPAHPAQAQRLTLADAVALAQEQSPLVRAAAEGVAEARARTRQAGAAFFPRLSLHSSYSQSDNPVNVFMYALNQGQFSLGGDLNNPEAADNWLLSGQAGWRLFSGGRDWANRRAAQAAERGMRHIDQATRNDVTLQVTRAYLGVLTAAEFVRAAEGSVRAYDSSAAVVKSRVDAGTALKTEWLNIQVQQAQAEEQLIQARNALSLAREGLRLAIGLDSLPYNQFGGLDELDIPVPEGVTPGERPEAASRQAFAEAARSELRAAKAGYLPSINAFASIDRYQGWEFDGDKDSWTAGLALEWSIFDGFLTGASVSEKRARLKAAEEMARQTRLQLSVERASSEFNLAEATQRVAVMERAVALATESANLTRRRLAQGLAISSQVIDAEEALVKAEVGLAQAKADRLLAIAALRRAYNLPIIGGNQS; encoded by the coding sequence ATGAGGCATCGGCCATTTCTCACACTCACGGCGGCGGCCGGGCTGCTTGTGCTCGCGTTCATGATTCTGCCCGCGCATCCGGCGCAGGCGCAGCGGCTGACCTTGGCCGACGCGGTGGCGTTGGCGCAGGAGCAATCGCCGTTGGTGCGCGCGGCGGCGGAGGGAGTGGCAGAAGCCCGGGCGCGCACCCGTCAGGCCGGCGCGGCCTTCTTCCCGCGGTTGTCGCTCCATTCGTCCTACTCACAGAGCGATAATCCGGTCAATGTCTTCATGTACGCGCTCAATCAGGGGCAATTCTCGCTGGGCGGCGACCTGAACAATCCCGAGGCGGCGGACAACTGGCTGCTGTCGGGGCAGGCGGGGTGGCGGCTGTTCAGCGGCGGACGTGACTGGGCCAACCGGCGCGCCGCGCAGGCCGCCGAGCGCGGGATGCGTCACATCGACCAAGCCACCCGCAACGATGTCACCTTGCAGGTCACCCGCGCCTATCTCGGCGTGCTCACCGCGGCCGAGTTTGTCCGCGCCGCGGAAGGGTCGGTGCGCGCCTACGACAGTTCTGCGGCGGTGGTCAAAAGCCGGGTCGATGCCGGCACCGCGCTGAAGACTGAGTGGCTCAATATCCAGGTGCAGCAGGCGCAAGCCGAAGAGCAATTGATCCAGGCGCGCAACGCTCTGTCGCTGGCGCGCGAAGGACTGCGCCTGGCAATCGGCCTGGACAGTCTTCCCTACAATCAATTCGGCGGCCTTGATGAACTGGACATCCCGGTCCCGGAGGGCGTCACGCCCGGAGAGCGTCCCGAGGCGGCATCGCGTCAGGCCTTCGCCGAGGCCGCCCGCTCCGAGTTACGCGCGGCCAAGGCGGGATATCTCCCGTCGATCAACGCCTTCGCGTCCATCGACCGCTATCAGGGCTGGGAGTTCGACGGCGACAAGGACAGTTGGACGGCCGGGCTGGCGCTGGAGTGGTCGATCTTCGACGGGTTCCTGACCGGCGCGTCGGTAAGCGAGAAACGGGCGCGTTTGAAGGCCGCCGAGGAGATGGCGCGTCAAACGCGCCTGCAACTGTCGGTTGAGCGGGCGTCCTCGGAATTCAACCTGGCGGAGGCGACGCAGCGGGTTGCGGTCATGGAGCGCGCGGTCGCCCTGGCGACCGAGAGCGCCAACCTCACCCGCCGGCGACTCGCACAGGGCCTGGCGATATCCTCGCAAGTCATCGACGCGGAAGAGGCGCTGGTGAAAGCTGAGGTCGGCTTGGCGCAGGCCAAGGCCGACCGTCTTCTGGCCATCGCCGCGTTGCGCCGCGCCTACAATCTGCCCATCATCGGAGGCAACCAGTCATGA
- a CDS encoding DUF2892 domain-containing protein codes for MSLERTIRAIAGTFVLASVALGWFVSPYWFLFTAFVGANLLQSAFTKWCLMEDILKKTVFARRQPAS; via the coding sequence ATGTCACTCGAACGCACTATCCGCGCCATCGCCGGGACGTTCGTTCTGGCCAGCGTGGCCCTGGGCTGGTTCGTCAGTCCCTACTGGTTTCTGTTCACCGCGTTTGTGGGCGCCAATCTGTTGCAGTCGGCGTTCACGAAGTGGTGCCTGATGGAAGATATTCTGAAGAAGACGGTCTTTGCGCGCCGTCAGCCCGCGTCGTAG
- a CDS encoding efflux RND transporter permease subunit: MSATPPHPPSSQGLAGTFARSFVNSQLTPLLIIASVLLGVLAVTLLPREEEPQIKVPMVDVMVAVPGFSAQEVENRVTAPMEKLIWEIPGVEYVYSITRPEQALVIVRFLVGEDVERSLVKLNQKLQSNFDRIPSGVSFPILKPRSIDDVPILALTFHSPLKDHFELRQLVAELEEHVKQVKDVSETVLIGGLRRQYRVQLDPHALAARGLDPLSVIPILQQANRQMRSGAITRDNRELVVETDGFLQSARDIEQVVLGVYDGAPVYLRDVATVLDGPEELNQVVFFGSGAAASDRHQDEAAVTLSIAKRPGTNAIVVANHVLEKIDHLKGQFLPADVQMTVTRHYGETAEEKSNELLLHMMIAVVSVSILILLSLGWRESIIVALAIPSTLALTLLVFYMTGFTLNRITLFALIFSIGILVDDAIVVVENITRHLRLPQNQGRPWGQVAIEAVSEVGNPTILATWAVIAAVFPMAFVGGLMGPYMRPIPIGATAAMLFSLVVAFAVTPWAAVRVLHWKRDKDEKSGHGETEEWTTRLYRRYMGELIHNPTARRIFMLVVSLALLGAMGLVAIGWVQVKMLPFDNKNEFQIVINMPEGSSLEQTVRASREIALSLSHEPEVTNYQVYAGTSAPFNFNGLVRHYFLRRGANVADIQVNLLPKGERSAQSHEIAKRVRPKVAEIARRFNARVAVAEVPPGPPVLQTLVAEIYGPTDSSRTQLAREVRRVFASTPGVVDIDTYQEEDQRKLTFVVDHEKAAMHGISADMIAHTLRVAVDGVPVDIGHEPREREDIQVVVELPRAHKTGPQDLLGLALRSPRTGALVPMSELVRVEERIVDKTRYRKNLMPVTYVIGDVAGERESPVYAIMDMNKQLAQLDMTAFGGRASGLQVYNASQPFSTMEPSLKWDGEWHITIEVFRDLGMAFAAVLILIYILMVGWFQSLLTPLVVMAAIPFSLIGIMPAHGLMGAFFTATSMIGFMAGAGIVIRNSIILVDFIELRVHEGMPLDEAVIDAGAVRFRPMLLTAGAVIVGAGVILFDPIFQGLAIALMAGEVASLLISRIAVPVLYYVGHKHRHAAPVQAV; encoded by the coding sequence ATGAGCGCCACGCCTCCACATCCGCCGTCTTCGCAGGGGCTGGCGGGGACATTTGCGCGGTCGTTTGTCAACTCGCAACTGACGCCGCTTCTGATCATCGCGTCGGTCCTGCTCGGCGTGTTGGCGGTCACGCTGCTGCCGCGCGAGGAGGAGCCGCAGATCAAGGTGCCGATGGTCGATGTGATGGTCGCGGTGCCGGGCTTCAGCGCCCAGGAAGTCGAAAACCGCGTCACCGCGCCGATGGAGAAGCTGATCTGGGAGATCCCAGGCGTCGAGTATGTCTACTCAATCACCCGTCCCGAGCAGGCGCTGGTAATCGTGCGTTTCCTGGTCGGCGAGGATGTCGAGCGCAGTCTGGTCAAACTCAACCAGAAGCTGCAGTCCAACTTCGACCGGATCCCTTCGGGGGTGTCGTTCCCGATTCTGAAACCCCGCTCGATCGATGATGTGCCGATTCTGGCGCTGACCTTCCACAGCCCGCTGAAGGACCACTTCGAACTGCGGCAGTTGGTCGCCGAACTGGAAGAGCATGTCAAACAAGTGAAGGATGTCTCGGAGACCGTGCTGATCGGCGGTCTGCGCCGTCAATACCGGGTCCAGTTGGATCCGCACGCGCTGGCGGCGCGCGGCCTCGATCCGCTGTCGGTCATTCCGATCCTGCAGCAGGCCAACCGCCAGATGCGGTCGGGGGCGATCACGCGCGACAACCGCGAGCTGGTGGTCGAGACCGACGGCTTCCTGCAGTCGGCCCGCGACATCGAACAGGTGGTGCTGGGTGTCTATGACGGCGCGCCGGTCTATCTGCGCGACGTTGCCACGGTGCTCGACGGACCGGAGGAACTCAACCAGGTGGTCTTCTTTGGTTCCGGCGCCGCCGCCAGCGACAGGCATCAGGACGAGGCGGCGGTGACGCTGTCGATCGCCAAGCGCCCGGGCACCAACGCGATCGTGGTCGCCAACCACGTGCTCGAGAAGATCGACCACCTCAAAGGGCAGTTCCTCCCCGCCGACGTGCAGATGACCGTGACCCGCCACTACGGCGAGACGGCCGAGGAAAAATCGAACGAGCTGTTGCTGCACATGATGATCGCCGTGGTGAGCGTCTCGATCCTGATTCTGCTCAGTCTCGGCTGGCGCGAGTCGATCATTGTGGCGCTGGCGATTCCGTCGACGCTGGCGCTCACGCTGTTGGTCTTCTACATGACCGGGTTTACCCTCAACCGGATCACGCTGTTCGCGCTGATATTCTCCATCGGCATTCTGGTCGACGACGCGATCGTGGTGGTGGAAAACATCACCCGCCACCTGCGCCTGCCGCAGAATCAGGGACGTCCCTGGGGGCAGGTCGCCATCGAGGCGGTGTCGGAGGTGGGGAATCCGACGATTCTCGCCACGTGGGCGGTCATCGCCGCGGTGTTCCCGATGGCGTTTGTGGGCGGGCTGATGGGGCCCTACATGCGGCCGATCCCGATCGGCGCGACCGCGGCCATGCTCTTCTCGCTGGTGGTGGCGTTTGCGGTCACCCCGTGGGCGGCGGTGCGCGTGCTGCACTGGAAACGGGACAAGGATGAGAAGTCCGGCCACGGCGAGACCGAGGAGTGGACCACCCGACTGTACCGGCGCTACATGGGCGAATTGATTCACAACCCCACGGCGCGGCGGATTTTCATGCTGGTGGTGTCGCTGGCGCTCCTGGGCGCCATGGGGCTGGTCGCGATTGGCTGGGTGCAGGTCAAGATGCTCCCGTTTGACAACAAGAACGAATTCCAGATCGTGATCAACATGCCGGAGGGCAGTTCGCTGGAGCAGACGGTGCGCGCCTCGCGCGAGATCGCGCTGTCGCTGTCCCACGAGCCGGAAGTGACCAACTACCAGGTCTACGCCGGCACGTCGGCGCCCTTCAACTTCAACGGCCTGGTCCGGCACTACTTCCTGCGGCGCGGCGCCAATGTCGCCGACATCCAGGTCAATCTGCTGCCGAAGGGAGAGCGCTCGGCGCAGAGCCACGAAATCGCCAAACGGGTGCGGCCGAAGGTGGCCGAGATCGCCCGGCGATTCAATGCCCGCGTGGCGGTGGCCGAAGTGCCGCCGGGGCCGCCGGTGCTACAGACGCTGGTGGCGGAAATCTACGGCCCCACCGATTCCAGCCGCACGCAACTGGCGCGCGAAGTCCGGCGCGTCTTCGCCAGCACGCCGGGTGTCGTCGACATCGACACCTATCAGGAGGAGGATCAGCGCAAGCTGACGTTTGTCGTCGATCACGAGAAGGCGGCAATGCACGGCATCTCCGCCGACATGATCGCGCATACGCTGCGTGTCGCGGTCGACGGTGTGCCGGTCGACATCGGCCACGAGCCGCGCGAGCGCGAGGACATCCAGGTGGTTGTCGAACTGCCGCGGGCGCACAAGACCGGTCCGCAGGACCTCCTCGGTCTCGCACTGCGTTCGCCGCGCACGGGGGCTTTGGTGCCGATGTCGGAGTTGGTGCGGGTCGAGGAACGAATCGTCGACAAGACGCGTTATCGCAAGAACCTGATGCCGGTCACCTACGTAATTGGCGACGTTGCCGGCGAGCGCGAAAGTCCGGTCTATGCGATCATGGATATGAATAAGCAGCTGGCGCAATTGGACATGACGGCCTTCGGCGGGCGCGCCTCCGGATTGCAGGTCTACAACGCGTCGCAGCCCTTTTCGACCATGGAACCGTCGCTGAAGTGGGATGGCGAGTGGCACATCACCATCGAAGTCTTCCGCGATCTGGGCATGGCCTTTGCCGCCGTGCTGATTTTGATCTACATCCTGATGGTGGGCTGGTTCCAGTCGCTGCTGACGCCGCTCGTCGTCATGGCCGCGATTCCCTTCTCCCTCATCGGCATCATGCCGGCGCACGGCTTGATGGGGGCGTTTTTCACCGCCACCTCGATGATCGGGTTCATGGCCGGGGCGGGGATCGTGATTCGCAACTCAATCATCCTTGTCGATTTCATCGAACTTCGCGTTCATGAGGGCATGCCGCTGGATGAGGCGGTGATCGACGCCGGCGCGGTGCGGTTCCGGCCGATGCTTTTGACCGCCGGCGCGGTGATCGTCGGCGCCGGGGTGATTCTCTTCGATCCGATCTTCCAGGGACTGGCGATCGCGCTGATGGCCGGCGAGGTGGCCTCGCTGCTGATCAGCCGCATCGCGGTGCCGGTCCTGTACTATGTCGGTCACAAGCACAGACACGCCGCCCCGGTGCAGGCGGTTTGA
- a CDS encoding metalloregulator ArsR/SmtB family transcription factor: protein MNPKPTSTLLYKTRLYGQFARLGRALANPHRLEILDLLSQGERTVEDLAHEIGTTVSNISQHLQVLRQSGLVTSRKEGLYVHYSLSGDDVVTLWQSLRRVAVVLSSDLRELVARFVDERDQLEPVPQAELLERARAGRVVVLDVRPAREYNAGHIPDAISIPLDQLRNRIGELPRDREIVAYCRGPYCLLSIEAVEQLRAAGLAARRLEDGFPEWRGAGLPVERRGGQP from the coding sequence ATGAATCCGAAGCCAACCAGTACGCTTCTCTATAAGACCCGCCTCTACGGGCAATTCGCGCGCTTGGGCCGGGCGCTGGCCAATCCGCACCGGTTGGAGATCCTCGACCTCCTCTCACAAGGCGAGCGAACGGTGGAGGATCTGGCGCACGAAATCGGCACGACCGTATCGAATATCTCCCAGCATCTGCAAGTCCTGCGTCAGTCGGGCCTGGTCACCTCGCGCAAGGAGGGGTTGTATGTGCACTACTCCCTGTCCGGCGACGATGTGGTGACCCTCTGGCAATCGCTGCGCCGTGTGGCGGTCGTCTTGTCGTCCGATCTGCGCGAGTTGGTGGCGCGGTTTGTCGACGAACGCGACCAACTTGAGCCGGTGCCGCAGGCGGAACTGCTGGAACGCGCGCGGGCGGGGCGGGTGGTGGTCCTCGATGTGCGTCCGGCCCGTGAGTACAATGCCGGCCACATTCCCGATGCGATCTCGATTCCGCTGGACCAGCTGCGGAACCGGATCGGGGAGTTGCCCCGCGACCGGGAGATTGTGGCCTATTGCCGCGGACCTTATTGCCTGTTGTCGATCGAAGCGGTCGAGCAGTTGCGCGCCGCCGGACTGGCCGCCCGCCGTCTGGAAGACGGTTTCCCGGAGTGGCGCGGCGCCGGGCTTCCGGTGGAGCGGCGCGGAGGACAACCGTGA
- a CDS encoding efflux RND transporter periplasmic adaptor subunit — protein MKRYIPVLAALVAGALIGTAFDLNRHEQPPTSTSAPEPATTPSDHPEHPGHELHGSEAATLDWCAEHRVPESACTRCHPSLVAAFKERGDWCVEHDLPESHCRLCNPGIEFPQEAALRASQPPPELGVSIFFPANQPLCATDQAIIQFASQETFTRAGLTIEPVRASAEIAAIEAPAEVVFDQEQAAILTLPVRASVIHWLAEPGDPVREGQMLALCESPEAARLKGEYLEACADAERLEKAQARQEAMFQRNLIDAATYEQAQAETRSAAARREGAEHELRSLGLNDDDLAEVREGKLTARFALRAPASGTLVERLAPLGIALEEGTQLATVADPSDLWIEARVRDTDLPRLRTGQPTVFTSDGGSLERTEARVIWVSQFLDPHSRTGVVRAKPVGEARWLRAHQFGHLDFIEAGDRPAVLVPKDAVQWEGCCHVVFVREAPDRYRPRKVTLAKGDTEHYRVLDGLQPDEWVVVHGSFLLKTELKKSSIGAGCCGLDAKS, from the coding sequence ATGAAACGATACATTCCTGTGTTGGCGGCGTTGGTCGCCGGGGCGCTGATCGGCACCGCCTTCGACCTGAACCGTCATGAGCAACCGCCGACTTCGACGTCGGCGCCCGAACCGGCGACCACCCCATCCGACCACCCCGAACACCCCGGCCATGAGTTGCATGGGTCCGAAGCCGCGACCCTGGATTGGTGCGCGGAGCATCGGGTACCGGAGTCGGCCTGCACTCGCTGCCATCCGTCGCTGGTCGCCGCCTTCAAGGAACGCGGCGATTGGTGCGTCGAGCATGATCTCCCCGAGTCGCACTGCCGGTTGTGCAATCCGGGGATCGAGTTTCCGCAGGAGGCGGCGTTGCGCGCCAGCCAGCCGCCGCCGGAATTGGGCGTGTCGATCTTTTTCCCGGCCAACCAGCCGTTGTGCGCCACCGATCAGGCCATCATTCAATTCGCCTCGCAGGAGACCTTTACCCGCGCGGGGCTGACCATCGAGCCGGTGCGCGCCTCGGCGGAGATCGCCGCCATTGAGGCGCCGGCCGAAGTGGTCTTCGACCAGGAGCAGGCGGCCATCCTTACTCTGCCGGTACGCGCTTCGGTCATCCACTGGCTCGCCGAACCGGGCGATCCGGTGCGCGAGGGCCAGATGCTCGCGCTCTGCGAGTCCCCCGAGGCGGCGCGTTTGAAGGGCGAGTATCTCGAGGCCTGCGCCGATGCCGAGCGTCTTGAGAAAGCCCAGGCGCGTCAGGAGGCGATGTTCCAGCGGAATCTGATCGACGCAGCCACCTATGAGCAGGCGCAGGCGGAGACGCGGTCGGCCGCGGCGCGCCGCGAAGGCGCCGAGCACGAACTGCGCTCTCTCGGCCTCAACGACGATGACCTGGCCGAAGTGCGCGAGGGCAAGTTGACCGCTCGTTTTGCCCTGCGGGCGCCGGCATCCGGGACCTTGGTCGAGCGCCTCGCGCCTCTGGGGATCGCGCTGGAGGAAGGCACGCAGCTGGCGACCGTCGCCGACCCCTCGGATCTCTGGATCGAGGCGCGGGTGCGCGACACCGATCTGCCGCGCCTCCGGACCGGACAGCCGACGGTGTTCACGTCCGATGGCGGCAGTCTCGAACGAACCGAGGCGCGCGTGATCTGGGTCTCGCAGTTCCTCGATCCACATTCGCGCACTGGCGTCGTGCGCGCCAAACCGGTGGGAGAGGCCCGCTGGCTGCGCGCCCACCAATTTGGACACCTGGACTTTATCGAAGCCGGCGATCGTCCCGCGGTGCTGGTGCCGAAGGATGCGGTGCAGTGGGAAGGATGCTGCCATGTCGTGTTTGTGCGCGAGGCACCCGACCGCTACCGCCCGCGCAAGGTCACGCTGGCCAAGGGCGACACGGAGCACTATCGCGTCCTCGACGGGCTGCAACCCGACGAGTGGGTGGTGGTGCACGGAAGTTTCCTGCTGAAGACCGAGTTGAAAAAATCCAGCATCGGCGCCGGTTGCTGCGGCCTGGATGCCAAATCCTGA
- a CDS encoding PAS domain S-box protein yields the protein MTSAQSRHAGQPVEWLQLLVERTNQVYQVLALDPPRVLYMSPAFERVWRMPVEAALGDPEILIDTILPDDRDRVRTYYNQILAGTLDHYDISYRIKDGMGAVRWIRDTGTVVDSPAGDGRLVIGIAEDCTELHRSEHTLRQRIEWFELLSTQSPVVFWTTDHKLRFTSSLGLGLEHLGLKPNEAVGMSLFEYFQTQDHEFLPIRQHFEALRGCEVEYELSWMERHFRTRLRPLRGSSGSIIGVVGAAFDITSTKQAEAAIRESERTFRTLIEFNPDFIFILVDGKTAYVNDSFLKATGYAMEEVLGRPALELITDEDRKRAASRIREVLGGDTPRLSEYVLRRRDGSTMPVEVLGQVITYQGRQAIFGLMRDITRHKQIEDEYRRHGEELERLVQERTSRIRELEHQRAEQEKLAATGRMAARIAHEINNPLAGIKSAFRLIRDAVPATHPHHEYVDLINREIDRIARVVQLMFRLHRPGRSQHQRVVVADCIRDVVSLLRLTAEKRGVSIETGPLDGSAVDLPAGYLEQILFNLIQNAVEASHTGQVVHIDLQADPSGLAIRVSDRGAGIAPELHDQIFEPFFTTRTHGDGAGLGLGLSVTRSLVESVGGKVDHTGRPGGGTVFTVILPVASS from the coding sequence GTGACATCCGCCCAATCGCGGCATGCCGGCCAGCCGGTCGAGTGGTTGCAGCTGTTGGTGGAGCGCACCAACCAGGTGTATCAGGTGCTGGCGCTGGATCCGCCGCGGGTTCTCTATATGAGTCCGGCCTTCGAGCGCGTCTGGCGGATGCCCGTCGAGGCCGCGCTCGGGGATCCCGAAATCCTGATCGACACAATTCTGCCGGATGACCGCGACCGCGTGCGCACCTACTACAATCAGATCCTGGCCGGCACGTTGGATCACTATGACATCAGCTATCGCATCAAGGATGGCATGGGCGCGGTGCGCTGGATCCGCGACACCGGAACGGTCGTCGATTCGCCGGCGGGCGACGGCCGCCTGGTCATCGGCATCGCCGAAGACTGCACCGAACTCCATCGCTCGGAGCACACGCTGCGCCAGCGGATCGAATGGTTCGAGCTGCTTTCCACCCAATCGCCTGTCGTCTTCTGGACCACGGATCACAAACTGCGTTTCACGTCCTCGCTTGGTCTGGGATTGGAGCATCTGGGCCTGAAGCCCAACGAGGCGGTCGGGATGTCGCTGTTTGAGTATTTTCAGACTCAGGACCATGAGTTTCTGCCCATCCGGCAGCACTTCGAGGCGCTCCGCGGATGCGAGGTTGAGTACGAGCTATCCTGGATGGAGCGCCACTTCCGCACGCGCCTTCGTCCGCTGCGGGGGTCGTCGGGGTCGATCATCGGCGTGGTCGGCGCCGCCTTCGACATCACTTCAACCAAGCAGGCCGAGGCGGCCATTCGCGAAAGCGAGAGAACCTTTCGCACACTGATCGAGTTCAACCCGGACTTCATATTCATTCTCGTCGACGGCAAAACCGCCTATGTCAATGACTCTTTCCTCAAGGCCACGGGCTACGCGATGGAGGAGGTTCTCGGGCGTCCGGCCCTGGAGCTGATTACCGACGAGGACCGAAAGCGGGCGGCCTCCCGGATCCGTGAAGTCCTCGGCGGCGACACACCGCGGCTGAGCGAGTATGTCCTGCGCCGTCGCGACGGCAGCACCATGCCGGTCGAGGTGCTCGGGCAAGTGATCACCTACCAGGGTCGCCAGGCCATCTTCGGGCTCATGCGCGACATCACCCGCCACAAGCAGATTGAGGACGAGTACCGCCGTCACGGCGAGGAACTGGAACGATTGGTGCAGGAGCGCACCTCGCGCATCCGCGAACTGGAACATCAGCGTGCAGAGCAGGAAAAGCTGGCGGCCACCGGACGGATGGCGGCGCGCATCGCCCACGAGATCAACAACCCGCTGGCCGGGATCAAGAGCGCCTTCCGGCTCATCCGCGACGCGGTGCCCGCGACCCACCCGCATCACGAATATGTCGACCTCATCAACCGCGAAATCGACCGCATCGCCCGGGTCGTTCAGTTGATGTTCCGGCTCCACCGTCCCGGGCGCTCCCAGCATCAACGGGTGGTCGTGGCGGACTGCATCCGCGATGTCGTCTCGCTTTTGCGGCTGACCGCCGAAAAGAGGGGTGTCAGCATCGAAACGGGTCCTCTCGACGGGTCTGCGGTCGACTTGCCGGCGGGATACCTGGAGCAAATCCTCTTTAATCTGATTCAGAACGCGGTGGAGGCCTCGCACACCGGCCAGGTCGTCCACATCGACCTCCAGGCCGATCCCTCCGGCCTCGCCATCCGTGTGAGCGACCGCGGTGCGGGCATCGCCCCCGAACTGCACGATCAGATCTTCGAGCCGTTCTTTACCACCAGGACGCACGGTGACGGCGCCGGATTGGGTCTCGGACTCTCGGTCACGCGCAGTCTGGTGGAGTCGGTGGGTGGAAAAGTGGACCACACAGGCCGGCCCGGCGGCGGAACGGTTTTCACCGTCATCCTGCCGGTCGCATCCTCGTGA